In the Triticum aestivum cultivar Chinese Spring chromosome 2B, IWGSC CS RefSeq v2.1, whole genome shotgun sequence genome, GGCCGGCCGGCGGCACTCTGATCAGCCATAGCCATCTTCTCCAACAAAGACGCGTCGCCCTGATCACGGGAGGGTGATACTCGGCTCCCTGCGATCAGATGTACGTCGACAGCAAACGCGTGGCTGCACGGCACGTTCGGAGCGGTGGCCAGATCCAATCCGATCTCTGCCCGGCTGATACGCACCGAACCAACCACAACTCCCAGCTCCATCAGCATCCATGCGGCAAAACTCGAAGCAACCAGCAGCCCTGGTATGTGCATGCACTCTCATGAAACTTTGGTCATGTCTACGCGTACCCGTCTACAGACGCACGAAGCCACGAATTTGGGAGCACCCACGGCTTCGATTGATCGGATCTCCGATCTCGGCCGTGCCTCCGGTCCATCGTACATGGATGGTCTCTATATCGACTTCTTCTGTTTTGAGACTACACCAACAACGATCTGCAACGCGCCGGCAAACTGCACCGAGCGATCCCGATCTGCATCGACTACACTGCACGCGCACGGACGCAATCTTCACAAGGCTGACTCCATCAGCCACCTGCGCGCCCACATGGCATCTACATCAAGCCGAACAACTACACCGACTGATCTACACTGCATCAAGGTAAACTGCACCAGGCCGAACCACGACACCAAGCTGACTACgagtcaagatcatcatcgagATACACAAGAAGCGACATCTGCATCCTCCACACGCCAGGCCGGTGTGGAACGAGATGCAATCTTCATCGACTTCTTCGGCACGACACGGCATCGACACTTCGTCGCCGTGAGGGACGCCTTCAAGCGACACATTACCGTCGACACGCCGCTGCAACGCCATCGCCGATACTTCATCGGCAAGGTCTTCATCAACGTGGTCttcaccagcatcttcgtcaacaCACCGCCGCTGTCTTGTCCACAAGATGGACACCTAGCGTCCTCTGACAGACTTTTTTGCAAGACGCGACCACGACGACGGCATCGTCCGCGTCATCCACGACGGCACGACTGCATCGACACGTCGTCACTACAGTGACAACCCTACACGGCCACATGGTTCTGGCAAAACTGATGTGTGCACGATGGGTTTCCTCCGGTCTTGGCAAAACCGGTGGACTCATTGCCGACGGCACCCTTTGACATACGCAAGGTGCATTGTCCACGTCTGCAGCTCCGTCATTGCGCATTTTTTTGTGCCTCcggctttgtgcggcttcatcatcgacgacgacTACACCATCGACCACGGCTACATCACCATGATCGGCTACCTCGACATCGACATTAATGGCTTGGTCTACAACAACACATCAgcaacaactccagtcaacagcgtCCGCGTCGTCACCAGCGTCCACGCCACTCCCGCTGTGACCgcgggagggaatagaggagagTCAAGGGAGGCACCAAAAGGGGACGCAGTCACCGCCCTAGGTGCCAACCCATCAGAGACGTAGTTGATGATGACGCAACGGAGAAGACGAGGAAGCGCAAGACTTCAAATTCAGTCGTAATCGTccgcttcactcccgctacgactgagggggaatgttaAAAGTATAATTATGTTTAAGTTAGAGATTAGGAGTTAGAGATAGAATATGGTTAAATTGTGTACGACTTGccctctactccaagtctctctccCTCATATTGTACTACTATATATACCCCTAtgagggtcagatcaatacaacaacACAAATATTCAGCCATCTCATATTTTCCACACTGATGTCCACTTGCCGATCTCCTAGGTGCTAAGAGTGGAGGGTGCGTTGATCTAGTTTGGTTTCGAATTTTGTCATGCTCCGAGGTGTCGTATACTGTTGTGACGTGGCCTGTGTGCTTTGTGTTCTATATCTTCACCATTCATGGCTTGAGTTTGGGCAAGGCGAGTAGTGTGTTGATATTGTGGTGGTGGGTGTGGTTGCTAACCTTTTGGTGTAGCATTGTGCCGAAAGGCATTGTATCGGCCATCTTGACTCCTATGAATATATGATACACATATTTGTGTGTATTCTAAAAAAAGTGCATAGACCTATTTCGGCAAATGCAGCGTGCTTCTGGCATTATTTCTACATTCCACGTAAAACGTAAACGCCAGAACATAAAACCAGCTGAAATGTGAAACATTAAACGTAAAATCCCTGGAACATAAAATCTGCCCGGGGCATAAAATCCAGCTCAGTGCATCAGGATTAACCATAAACACCCCACTCGTCGCAGCCGTTCACAGGTTGTTACCCAGCGAACATATAATATCGTGAACAAGCCAAAACAGGTGAAAAAGCCATTCTATATGTAGAAGAATGCGGAGTTCGTTCGACAAGATTTGAGAGCAACATGTCTTATCTCGGTACAAGCTCCGTGAGCGAAACCTCGTTTGGTGAAACCACCGCCGGCCTGCCACGGCCTTGCGAGGCGCCGTGTCGTGGTTCCGGCCCGGCGGTACATGCCCGGATGCAGAAAGCCGGCTTGGACGGGGCCTGAAGCGAGACGGTGTCGCTGTTAAGGATCGCATTCGCCCGTGACATCGTAGGCCTGTCCGCAGGGCTCTCCTGAACGCACATCAGTCCGATGTGCACGTACGTGAGTATCTCCTCTTCGGGAACACTGCTTCTGCTTGCAAGGGACGGGTCAGCTATCTCCAAGATCGTTCCGCTGGTCCAGTGTTCCCATATCTGCACCAGAAAGGggttcaagtgagtgttactgtcgcaAGGGATTTACAGTAGATAAGTAGTACGTACAGTACTATTCAGCTCGGGTTTCCTTCCTGCTTACAAGACTTAAGAGGTCAACGGATTGCTCGGAGTTGTAAGATCCACAGTTTCTTCTTCCTGTTATGATCTCTAAAACCAGAATTCCGAAGCTGAACACGTCTGATTTTGTCGAATAGTGCCCGCGAACAACATATTCAGGTGCCATGTATCCGCTGCAACAAGAGATATGATTACTAATTAGTGGTCTGAAAATATAATATGGTACTAGTAGTATTACTTATTCCTGCAGTCCATGGTGTTTTTTTTATATCAGAGCATAGTTGACTTCACTTACAACGTCCCAACAACTCTGTTTGTGACATCCTTTGATTGATCCCCTTCAAACAACCTCGCCAAACCGAAGTCTGAAATCTTTGGATTCAAATCTGAGTCTAACAGAACATTGCTTGCTTTGAGGTCTCTGTGGATTATTTTCAACTGAGAATcttcatgaacgtattgcaaaccTCTGGCAATCCCATTTATTATCTTGAACCTCTTCCCCCAATCAAGATGCTTGCTCCTCTCAGGATCTATTACGTGAACAAGAAACAGCGACAGAGAGGTTAGTTTTAGTGCCATATATGCTCTCCCATGttacttcttttttttcttctgacGAAAGGTAGCCAATATATTAAGTGGAGTGAAGAATAAATAGAGTACAAGTGGTGGCTACAGGGATCATCTTACAAACTACAGCTCAGATTTAAAGATAGTGATGCAATATTCTGAGTATTTACCAAAGAGGATCGTGTCAAGGCTTCTATTGGGCATGTATTCGTAGATAACGAGCTTCTCGTGTTCTTCCAAACAAACGCCGATAAGCCTCACAAGGTTTTTGTGCTGAAGCTTAGCAACCAATACCAGCTCAGTTTTTAGCTCTGCTATTCCTTGTGCTGAACCTTGTGAGAGTCTCTTCACTGCTATCTCTTGGCCATCAGCAAGGGATCCCTGTAGATTTAGCAGGTATAAGTACTTGACGAAAAACATTACTCCCTCCAATCTATAATATCTGCTGTTGATTTACTACAAATTTGTACTAAATAAACGGGAATTATTATGGATTGGACGGAGTACTGATTAGTGATTAGAGGAGTAGAGATGGTGGTAAAATTTGAAGAAATTGGACTGGTATGATTTTTGAAGTGGatagtttttttgtgtgtgggCATACTATAATTGGTACTCACTCCGTCGTTTTTGacacccataatataagaacgtttttgacactacactctagtgtcaaaaacgttcatatattatgggacggagggagtaccttgtaaACGGCACCAAACCCTCCTTCACCAAGCTTATTTCCTTCTGAAAAGTTCTCTGTTGCAACTTCCAGTGCTGACAAATCTAGCATGGGTAAATTGATGTTTGGAACGCTTTCCCAGTTTCCAGAATCTGTCGAAATAAAAAGTATGAAATCCGTTGAACAAACTCCATTTCAGAAGACATTTGATTGTATGCAATTGTAATTGTTTAGCTAATTATCCTATATTTCTACAGCTGGCAGTTTGACATTTGAATCATCTCTGACCTCTTTTTCATATAATTTGACAGTTTTTTTGCAAGAGTTAAATATACCTATTTTCCATGTTTTGGCTGTGCAGTAGGGCAAAGCACCACtgcaatttttctttttttatcaaGTCCAGAGAAGGGCATAAAATGAATAAGAAGTTGTACAATTCAGCTTTAGATGAAAGTAAATAAAAAAACTAAGCTTACATGGTCTTCCTGGCCAATCTTTTACAGAAAATtaagcaattgttcttctttaagGTCTGCAAATATGGGGAATAGCTTACATGGTTGTGACGGTAATTCTTGTTGTCTTCTCCTTCTCCTTACACAAAAGCAAACTATAGTGAAAGTCAATGCTGCAGAAACAACGGCCAGTGCAACTGCTAGGGCCAGTAGGATGGTACTTGGTTTATTTCTTCTCCCTCCTGTAAAATGACACTACAGTTAAAGCACTTGATAACATGAAATGTATATATGGATCATAGCAATGAGAAAAGCAGGAACCAAAAAATTCACAAGAATTAAACGAGAACACAAGTGCAAAACACATAAAAACTCCATGAATGGTCACTCGGATAAAATACTAGCTACCATCCTACTTGAATCCAAAGAGGCCCTGAACTTCTTTCTTCAGGATTttattaaaaaataataaaaacttATTGGTTGTTTCTGATCTATTGGCTGCCTATGGTGTTATGCAGAGGCGGGCTTTCACTCAGTGCTATTTTGTTTTTGACGAAAGATCAGAGGTTGCTGATTTTCATTGATGAAGaagaagtaaaggttcaacaatcACAAATGATGATGTTTGGCATCGGCAACCAAAGTATACATACCGGTTAGAAATCATTTAGGAATCCACTACAAATCTGAAGTCAGATTTTTCCCCATGATAAATCAAACGGTAATTATATTATCCGAGGATGGTAAGCTTAGCTGGCGAGCATGGCAAATCCATCTCGGTTCattttttttctctgaaaattGCCGTGCTGGCAAATGAAATTTGTCATCATCGAGCCAATATAAATTTCTATGAGAAACATTAGATTTGCCATGCCTAAAAGTCTGACGTGGTCTCCTCTCGCGACcgcgtcgcccccgcgggcgaTCGGTCGCGCCTCCAgcgcctcctccccgagcccccctTCCCCTCTCTCCTTGCCGCCGTCGCTGGCGTCCGGCCGGGCCTGGCccgggcggcgctggcggcggcggcctctggccTTTCCCCTCGCGGGTCGCTCCGACGCGGGGCGGGGCGGTGCTGCGGGGTGCTCCCAGGCGGCGGCGGTCCGACGCGGCGGCGGTGCTCTCCGGCGTGGTGGCGGGGGATCTTCTGGGCGGCGGCGCTGCcgttggcggcggggtggcgcggcgATGCGATCTggcggcgcccgctcggcccagatctgtgcccttcgggccccatctgggtctgggcgggccggcggcggggagggtCGTCGGTGTGGCTTCCGGGAGGCAGGGGAGCGGCGATGA is a window encoding:
- the LOC123041171 gene encoding cysteine-rich receptor-like protein kinase 6; its protein translation is MISHKLCCCVSILVAPFLAQLASGDVLWQECDNSRNYTANSGFQSNLKQLSTTLPTESSSSPTLFATAAVGAIPDTAYALSLCRGDTTNASACGDCVANAFRDAQQVCSYNMDVTIYYDPCYLRFSNQNFLTSIDNTKRHIMPNGENVTSPAATFDAAVGVLLAAVADYAALNSSRRFGTGVEDLDVSTPRIYAMAQCTPDMAPADCRSCLEGIVSVMPKHFSRRQGGRILGLRCNYRFELYPPFSDSPLLHLPAPASGVTPSVDGDGGGRRNKPSTILLALAVALAVVSAALTFTIVCFCVRRRRRQQELPSQPYSGNWESVPNINLPMLDLSALEVATENFSEGNKLGEGGFGAVYKGSLADGQEIAVKRLSQGSAQGIAELKTELVLVAKLQHKNLVRLIGVCLEEHEKLVIYEYMPNRSLDTILFGKYSEYCITIFKYPERSKHLDWGKRFKIINGIARGLQYVHEDSQLKIIHRDLKASNVLLDSDLNPKISDFGLARLFEGDQSKDVTNRVVGTFGYMAPEYVVRGHYSTKSDVFSFGILVLEIITGRRNCGSYNSEQSVDLLSLIWEHWTSGTILEIADPSLASRSSVPEEEILTYVHIGLMCVQESPADRPTMSRANAILNSDTVSLQAPSKPAFCIRACTAGPEPRHGASQGRGRPAVVSPNEVSLTELVPR